In Thalassotalea fonticola, a single genomic region encodes these proteins:
- a CDS encoding OmcA/MtrC family decaheme c-type cytochrome translates to MFSKSTFLVIISLLGSMALSGCDGDTGGDRAQGVESTPPPASGTPPTSPPPVPLPPPSNGLIESGDIVEGDTIATGFSGVVIEQSLTLTFNLMVNGNSQIVDLGSSNARFTLAKLIANPGDSQGQSWTSYFITSEDPICRSQADIDDSNNACTSFSTETDPELIDDTAKKVQNISALGKAVLTQATSDNNGQFENNGDGTWSYTFPFQFADVPTLTEVHRSCIQFSFNADVENICVDFVPAEVVIATDGISGTSLSDSFYQTHNARQIVTEATCNTCHDKLAIHGGGRTQTDYCVTCHNPDSNDSNSGNSVDFKQLVHKIHFGRNLQNFVDDGKPYTIWGYRNGEHNYSTTSYPQNVMNCGRCHAGDEDVLFSQTQMIPEPMAQLTKDGHSWVASPTKQACESCHEKLFTEGIRLNGEEFTLHISYTEETNCAGCHADLGAETPDAKQANQAHRDSAIEKAIAYAMNIESVINTGPGESPIVTFNVTENGTPIDIKTFDGKIRVGVAWDAASDFDNEGLSGFDALNIEIDAITESILKEGSNNSFVLDIATVGLTPKTIPDGQDSVAVLMLGHANGPETTATSFDDVSPIKSPIEFFAGSAATVTPRRMIVSIDKCNSCHNRFSMVEKGHVNFHAVPSGEPLVCASCHGASLGFGEYADFRYLIHGVHASDIREEPYRGEFSENIRFPGNLANCDTCHIEGTTQLPLAFNTPIFTGITDQYTTVTATTCSSCHDSAEAQTHMISTGGAKFNEGYDLVQSTTESCALCHGPGEAADVEVVHKR, encoded by the coding sequence ATGTTTAGCAAATCTACATTTTTAGTCATTATCTCTTTGCTAGGAAGTATGGCTCTTTCTGGATGTGATGGTGATACTGGTGGTGACAGAGCTCAGGGAGTAGAATCAACTCCACCACCTGCAAGTGGCACACCACCAACTTCGCCACCGCCAGTGCCTTTACCACCACCAAGCAATGGGTTAATTGAGTCGGGTGATATTGTTGAGGGCGATACAATTGCAACGGGGTTTTCTGGTGTTGTTATTGAGCAAAGCTTAACGTTAACATTTAATTTAATGGTAAATGGCAATAGCCAAATTGTTGATCTAGGCTCGAGTAATGCCAGATTCACCTTGGCTAAATTAATTGCAAATCCTGGTGATTCTCAAGGCCAAAGCTGGACCAGCTACTTTATTACATCTGAAGACCCTATTTGCCGAAGTCAAGCAGACATTGATGACAGTAATAATGCTTGTACGTCATTTAGCACTGAGACTGATCCTGAGTTAATCGATGACACCGCCAAAAAAGTGCAAAATATATCAGCATTAGGAAAAGCAGTATTAACGCAGGCAACTTCTGACAATAATGGTCAATTTGAAAATAACGGTGATGGAACATGGAGTTATACATTCCCGTTTCAGTTTGCAGACGTACCAACTCTAACAGAGGTTCATCGAAGCTGTATTCAGTTTAGTTTCAATGCTGATGTTGAAAATATCTGTGTTGACTTTGTGCCTGCAGAGGTTGTTATTGCAACTGATGGTATTAGTGGTACATCTTTGTCTGACAGCTTTTATCAAACCCATAATGCTCGCCAAATTGTTACTGAAGCAACCTGTAATACCTGCCATGACAAATTGGCTATACATGGCGGCGGCCGCACTCAAACCGATTATTGTGTGACGTGTCATAACCCAGATTCAAATGATAGTAACAGTGGTAATTCAGTCGACTTTAAACAACTGGTCCACAAAATTCACTTTGGTAGAAACCTACAAAACTTTGTTGATGACGGTAAACCTTATACTATCTGGGGTTATCGAAATGGTGAACACAACTACTCAACAACCAGTTATCCACAAAATGTGATGAATTGTGGGCGTTGCCATGCCGGCGATGAAGATGTTTTGTTCTCGCAAACACAAATGATCCCAGAGCCAATGGCACAATTAACTAAAGATGGTCACAGCTGGGTAGCAAGTCCGACTAAACAAGCGTGCGAGTCTTGTCATGAAAAGCTGTTTACAGAAGGCATTAGACTTAATGGTGAAGAGTTTACTTTACATATCTCTTATACAGAGGAAACTAATTGTGCGGGTTGTCATGCTGATTTAGGGGCTGAAACACCTGATGCTAAACAAGCGAATCAGGCTCATCGTGATAGCGCAATTGAAAAAGCAATAGCTTATGCGATGAATATTGAAAGTGTAATTAATACCGGGCCAGGAGAAAGTCCAATAGTGACTTTTAATGTTACTGAAAACGGGACTCCAATAGATATAAAAACGTTTGATGGCAAAATTAGAGTCGGTGTTGCTTGGGATGCTGCAAGTGATTTTGATAATGAAGGCTTGTCAGGGTTTGATGCATTAAATATAGAAATAGATGCAATTACAGAAAGTATTTTAAAGGAAGGCTCAAATAATAGCTTCGTTTTAGATATTGCCACTGTAGGCCTAACACCAAAAACAATTCCAGATGGTCAGGATAGCGTAGCGGTGTTAATGCTAGGCCATGCAAATGGTCCTGAAACAACTGCCACTAGCTTTGATGATGTCAGCCCGATTAAAAGCCCTATAGAGTTTTTTGCAGGTAGTGCTGCCACGGTAACACCACGAAGAATGATTGTTTCTATCGATAAATGTAACAGCTGTCATAACCGCTTTTCTATGGTTGAAAAAGGCCATGTTAATTTCCATGCAGTACCAAGTGGGGAGCCTTTAGTTTGTGCTTCATGCCACGGCGCAAGTCTTGGCTTTGGTGAATATGCAGATTTTAGGTACCTCATCCATGGTGTGCATGCTAGCGATATAAGAGAAGAGCCATATAGAGGTGAATTTTCTGAAAATATCCGCTTTCCAGGCAACCTAGCTAATTGTGATACTTGCCACATTGAAGGTACCACACAACTACCTTTGGCATTTAATACACCAATATTTACTGGCATTACAGATCAATATACAACAGTAACGGCAACGACTTGTAGTTCATGCCATGACTCAGCAGAAGCGCAAACGCATATGATTTCAACCGGAGGAGCAAAATTCAATGAAGGTTATGATTTAGTACAAAGCACTACTGAAAGTTGTGCACTATGTCATGGTCCAGGTGAAGCGGCCGATGTTGAAGTGGTCCATAAACGGTAG
- a CDS encoding OmcA/MtrC family decaheme c-type cytochrome translates to MQMARYKKLSFQCVFVMLSAFWVISCGGESGDSSGIDSASQNLTQTAEVEEITPGHFITTATVESGKLIVQFQLFNADSTPITTVIADDVQFTVAKLMIGAEGNLTGNWQSYINKIESPGVGTGTNPKLQATTEKATTGSFVNFNNGVYQYTFSQPLETSNQTILQQAEIEGLNLSYQENFTHRVGLQIANLNESVNVTFDWEPSTEKTQYDGIFSQHIVATENCNACHGRLAMHGGGRVEVDYCVTCHNPGSTDANSGNTVNFKNMIHKIHRGKDLPSVQVGEPYIIYGFQDSAHDYSTVTFPNDILECAQCHAGGATVIPGITVTTSGDNWREVVTMQACGSCHDDLDFDLHMGGQVDNTNCRSCHQNSAIAGSIEDKHKNLVAEAKSQFAATILNISQTAPGEFPLIQFSISNPEDSDALYDILNDEEFSNELSSLNLDIAWSTTDYTNTGNQGDNASAVQVNALTEAVPVGDGTFTVLSSVAVPDGSQAPLIAATGSGSVNIEGHPTVNFGDVNNPDFQSVPLTNVVGYFAITDTAPVERRQVVDLNNCFGCHSELSLHGGNRTDNIEACVMCHNPRNTDKRVRAIAANPPTDGKAEESIDFKTMIHGIHGTNIRENPLQVVGYKGFTTHIYEGTFPGEVGNCVICHSEGTYNLPLSDGVLATTSDTGADIANPNDDMVTSPTAAICSSCHDSELVKGHIESNGGSFSTTQNDIDNGIVLEQCQFCHASGAPYDVNAVHPISN, encoded by the coding sequence ATGCAAATGGCTAGATATAAAAAATTATCATTTCAGTGTGTTTTTGTAATGCTGTCAGCATTTTGGGTTATATCTTGCGGAGGAGAAAGTGGTGACAGTTCTGGAATAGATAGCGCTAGCCAAAATTTAACTCAGACAGCCGAGGTAGAAGAAATTACTCCAGGTCATTTTATAACTACTGCAACTGTAGAGTCAGGTAAATTAATTGTTCAATTTCAACTTTTTAACGCAGATAGTACGCCAATCACAACGGTTATCGCCGACGATGTGCAGTTTACAGTGGCCAAATTAATGATTGGCGCTGAAGGCAACCTAACTGGTAACTGGCAATCTTACATTAATAAAATAGAATCTCCCGGAGTAGGTACAGGCACAAATCCTAAATTACAGGCCACAACTGAGAAGGCAACTACTGGGAGTTTTGTTAATTTTAATAATGGTGTATATCAATATACTTTTAGTCAACCGCTTGAAACAAGTAACCAAACTATTCTGCAACAAGCTGAAATAGAAGGGTTAAATTTAAGTTATCAAGAAAACTTTACCCATCGAGTAGGTTTACAAATTGCTAATTTAAATGAGTCGGTAAATGTAACGTTTGATTGGGAGCCTAGCACAGAGAAAACTCAATACGATGGTATTTTCAGCCAACATATAGTTGCAACAGAGAACTGTAACGCTTGTCACGGGCGATTAGCCATGCACGGCGGTGGCCGGGTCGAAGTAGATTATTGCGTTACTTGCCATAACCCAGGCAGTACTGATGCTAATAGCGGGAATACGGTGAATTTTAAAAACATGATCCACAAAATTCATCGAGGTAAAGATTTACCCTCTGTACAAGTCGGTGAACCTTACATAATTTATGGCTTTCAAGACTCTGCGCATGACTATAGCACTGTTACTTTTCCAAACGATATTCTTGAATGTGCTCAATGCCACGCTGGTGGTGCCACGGTAATTCCAGGAATAACTGTTACTACAAGTGGTGATAACTGGCGCGAAGTTGTTACCATGCAAGCTTGTGGCTCTTGTCATGATGACCTCGATTTTGACCTGCATATGGGCGGCCAAGTTGACAACACAAATTGCAGAAGCTGTCATCAAAACTCGGCAATCGCTGGTTCTATTGAAGACAAACATAAGAACTTGGTGGCTGAGGCTAAATCCCAATTTGCGGCAACTATCTTAAATATTAGCCAGACAGCCCCAGGAGAGTTTCCTTTAATACAATTTAGCATCAGTAACCCAGAAGATAGTGATGCTTTGTATGATATTTTAAACGATGAAGAGTTTAGCAATGAGCTAAGTTCATTAAACCTCGATATAGCCTGGTCGACAACTGATTATACTAATACGGGTAATCAAGGTGATAATGCCAGTGCGGTACAAGTAAACGCATTAACAGAGGCTGTACCAGTAGGAGATGGCACCTTTACAGTGTTATCTAGTGTGGCAGTGCCAGATGGCAGCCAAGCGCCCTTAATTGCGGCTACAGGCAGCGGTTCGGTAAATATTGAAGGCCACCCTACGGTTAACTTTGGTGATGTTAATAATCCTGACTTTCAAAGTGTCCCGTTAACTAATGTTGTTGGTTACTTTGCCATAACCGACACTGCCCCAGTTGAGCGCCGCCAAGTGGTAGATTTAAATAACTGTTTTGGTTGTCACAGTGAGTTATCACTGCATGGTGGTAACCGAACCGACAATATTGAAGCCTGTGTCATGTGTCACAACCCTCGCAACACCGATAAACGAGTAAGAGCAATAGCAGCTAATCCACCTACGGATGGCAAAGCAGAAGAATCGATAGACTTTAAAACCATGATCCATGGAATTCATGGGACTAATATTCGTGAAAACCCGTTACAGGTTGTAGGTTATAAAGGATTCACTACTCATATATATGAAGGTACTTTCCCTGGCGAAGTAGGAAACTGCGTCATCTGTCATAGTGAAGGAACTTATAACTTACCACTTTCTGATGGCGTTTTAGCTACAACATCTGACACTGGTGCCGATATAGCAAATCCAAACGATGACATGGTTACTTCACCAACTGCTGCAATATGTAGTTCTTGTCATGACAGTGAGCTTGTAAAAGGACACATTGAATCTAATGGCGGTAGTTTCTCTACTACACAAAATGATATTGATAATGGAATAGTGTTAGAGCAGTGTCAGTTTTGTCATGCTTCAGGTGCACCATATGATGTTAATGCGGTACATCCGATTAGTAATTAA
- the fusA gene encoding elongation factor G, translated as MADLSKYRNIGIFAHVDAGKTTTTERILKLTGMIHKIGEVHDGESTTDFMEQEAERGITIQSAAVTCEWKKHRFNVIDTPGHVDFTVEVYRSLKVLDGGIGVFCGSGGVEPQSETNWRYANESKVARLIFVNKLDRLGANFYRVTEQVEKVLGARPLVMTLPIGEEDDFVGVVDVLSQKAYYWDDSGQPENYEIKDIPADMADDAAVYREQLIETALEADEDLLMEYLEGEVSPTEEQIKACIRKGTRELMFFPTFCGSAFKNKGMQILLDAVVDYLPSPTEVNPQPLTDEEGEPTGEFAHVNTEEPFRALAFKIMDDRFGALTFVRVYSGVLNKGDTILNSFTGKTERVGRMVEMQAEDRTELSSAQAGDILAIVGMKNVQTGHTLCSVKEPCTLEAMVFPEPVISIAVAPKDKGGSEKMGIAIGKMVAEDPTFKVETDEDSGETILRGMGELHLDIKVDILKRTYGVDLNVGKPQVAYRETITQEIEDSYTHKKQSGGSGQFGKIDYRIKPGEPNSGFTFTSTVVGGNVPKEFFPAVEKGFKSMMDTGVLAGFPVLDVEVELFDGGFHAVDSSAVAFEIAAKGAFRQSIPKAGAQLIEPIMNVDVFTPDDHVGDVIGDLNRRRGMIKDQEAGVSGVRIKADVPLSEMFGYIGTLRTMTSGRGQFSMEFSHYSQCPNNVAETVIAEVKEREAAKKK; from the coding sequence ATGGCAGATTTATCAAAATACAGAAATATTGGTATTTTCGCTCACGTTGATGCTGGTAAAACCACAACAACTGAACGTATATTAAAACTAACAGGTATGATCCATAAAATTGGTGAAGTACATGATGGTGAGTCAACAACTGACTTCATGGAACAAGAAGCTGAGCGCGGTATTACTATCCAATCTGCTGCTGTAACTTGTGAGTGGAAAAAACATCGCTTTAACGTAATCGACACTCCTGGTCACGTTGACTTCACAGTTGAAGTTTATCGTTCATTAAAAGTACTTGATGGTGGTATCGGTGTATTCTGTGGTTCTGGTGGTGTTGAGCCGCAATCAGAAACTAACTGGCGTTACGCTAACGAATCTAAAGTAGCTCGTTTAATTTTCGTTAATAAATTAGACCGTTTAGGTGCTAACTTTTACCGCGTAACCGAGCAAGTTGAAAAAGTACTTGGCGCACGCCCACTTGTAATGACTTTACCAATTGGTGAAGAAGATGACTTCGTTGGTGTTGTAGATGTATTAAGCCAAAAAGCTTATTACTGGGATGATTCAGGTCAACCAGAAAACTACGAAATTAAAGACATCCCTGCTGATATGGCTGATGACGCTGCGGTATACCGCGAGCAATTAATTGAAACTGCTTTAGAAGCGGATGAAGATTTATTAATGGAATATTTGGAAGGTGAAGTTTCTCCTACTGAAGAACAAATTAAAGCGTGTATCCGTAAAGGTACTCGTGAATTAATGTTCTTCCCGACATTCTGTGGTTCTGCATTCAAAAACAAAGGCATGCAAATTTTACTAGATGCTGTTGTTGATTACTTACCATCTCCAACTGAAGTTAATCCTCAACCATTAACTGATGAAGAAGGCGAGCCAACTGGCGAATTCGCACATGTTAATACTGAAGAGCCTTTCCGTGCATTAGCATTCAAAATTATGGATGACCGTTTCGGTGCTTTAACTTTCGTACGTGTATACTCTGGTGTGCTTAACAAGGGTGATACAATTTTAAACTCGTTTACAGGTAAAACTGAGCGTGTTGGCCGTATGGTAGAAATGCAAGCCGAAGATCGTACAGAGCTTTCTTCAGCACAAGCTGGTGATATCCTTGCTATCGTTGGTATGAAAAACGTACAAACAGGTCATACATTATGTTCTGTTAAAGAACCATGTACTCTTGAAGCCATGGTATTCCCAGAACCAGTAATCTCAATTGCTGTTGCACCTAAAGATAAAGGTGGCTCTGAGAAAATGGGTATCGCTATCGGTAAAATGGTTGCAGAAGATCCTACTTTCAAAGTTGAAACTGATGAAGATTCAGGCGAAACAATTTTACGCGGTATGGGTGAGCTTCACTTAGATATCAAAGTAGATATCCTTAAGCGTACTTACGGCGTTGACTTAAACGTTGGTAAGCCACAAGTTGCTTACCGTGAAACTATCACGCAAGAGATTGAAGATTCTTATACACATAAGAAACAATCTGGTGGTTCTGGACAATTTGGTAAAATTGATTACCGCATCAAGCCAGGCGAGCCAAATTCAGGCTTCACTTTCACATCAACTGTTGTTGGTGGTAACGTACCGAAGGAATTCTTCCCAGCTGTTGAGAAAGGTTTCAAATCTATGATGGATACTGGTGTATTAGCTGGTTTCCCTGTGTTAGACGTTGAAGTTGAATTATTCGATGGTGGCTTCCATGCTGTCGATTCATCTGCTGTTGCTTTCGAAATCGCTGCTAAAGGCGCTTTCCGTCAGTCAATTCCAAAAGCTGGTGCTCAACTAATCGAACCTATCATGAACGTTGATGTGTTTACTCCAGATGATCACGTTGGTGACGTTATTGGTGACTTAAACCGTCGTCGTGGTATGATCAAAGACCAAGAAGCTGGTGTTTCTGGTGTTCGCATTAAAGCTGACGTACCTCTTTCAGAAATGTTTGGTTACATCGGAACTCTACGTACAATGACATCAGGTCGTGGTCAATTCTCTATGGAATTCTCGCATTACAGCCAATGTCCTAACAACGTAGCTGAAACAGTTATCGCTGAAGTTAAAGAACGTGAAGCTGCTAAGAAAAAATAG
- the tuf gene encoding elongation factor Tu, producing MAKEKFERSKPHVNVGTIGHVDHGKTTLTAAISAVLTKVHGGEVKDFAQIDNAPEERERGITINTSHIEYDTDSRHYAHVDCPGHADYVKNMITGAAQMDGAILVVAATDGPMPQTREHILLSRQVGVPFIIVFMNKCDMVDDEELLELVEMEVRELLSEYDFPGDDLPVIQGSALGALQGEAKWEEKVVELADALDSYIPEPERAIDGDFILPIEDVFSIQGRGTVVTGRVERGIVKVGDEVAIVGIKDTTLTTCTGVEMFRKLLDEGRAGENCGVLLRGTKREDVQRGQVLCKPGSVNPHTKFESEVYVLSKDEGGRHTPFFKGYRPQFYFRTTDITGAVELPEGVEMVMPGDNLKFVVELINPIAMEEGLRFAIREGGRTVGAGVVSKIID from the coding sequence ATGGCTAAAGAAAAATTTGAACGTTCGAAACCACATGTAAACGTAGGTACAATCGGACACGTTGACCACGGTAAAACAACATTAACTGCTGCAATCTCAGCTGTACTTACTAAAGTACACGGTGGTGAAGTTAAAGATTTCGCACAAATCGATAATGCTCCAGAAGAGCGTGAGCGTGGTATTACAATCAATACTTCTCACATTGAGTACGATACAGATTCACGTCACTACGCACACGTAGATTGTCCTGGTCACGCCGATTACGTTAAAAACATGATCACTGGTGCTGCTCAAATGGACGGCGCAATCTTAGTAGTTGCTGCTACAGATGGTCCTATGCCACAAACACGTGAGCACATCTTATTATCACGCCAAGTTGGTGTACCATTCATTATTGTTTTCATGAACAAATGTGACATGGTAGATGACGAAGAGTTATTAGAATTAGTAGAAATGGAAGTTCGTGAACTTCTTAGCGAATACGATTTCCCAGGTGATGACTTACCAGTAATCCAAGGTTCAGCATTAGGCGCCCTTCAAGGTGAAGCTAAGTGGGAAGAGAAAGTAGTTGAGTTAGCTGATGCACTTGATTCTTACATTCCAGAGCCAGAGCGTGCAATTGATGGTGACTTCATTCTTCCAATCGAAGATGTTTTCTCAATTCAAGGCCGTGGTACAGTTGTAACAGGTCGTGTTGAACGTGGTATCGTAAAAGTTGGTGACGAAGTTGCTATCGTAGGTATCAAAGACACTACCCTTACTACATGTACAGGTGTAGAGATGTTCCGTAAGCTTCTTGACGAAGGTCGTGCTGGCGAGAACTGTGGTGTATTATTACGTGGTACTAAGCGTGAAGACGTACAACGTGGCCAAGTATTATGTAAGCCTGGTTCAGTTAACCCGCACACTAAATTCGAATCAGAAGTATACGTGTTAAGTAAAGATGAAGGTGGTCGTCATACACCATTCTTCAAAGGTTACCGTCCACAGTTCTACTTCCGTACAACGGATATCACAGGTGCAGTAGAGTTACCTGAAGGTGTTGAAATGGTAATGCCAGGTGACAACCTTAAGTTTGTTGTTGAGCTAATCAACCCAATCGCGATGGAAGAAGGTTTACGCTTCGCTATCCGTGAAGGTGGCCGTACAGTAGGTGCTGGTGTTGTATCTAAAATCATTGACTAA
- a CDS encoding mechanosensitive ion channel family protein, translating into MDHEKLITQLTTIVMDFGPKIVAAIFVWIIGAWIIKALILGLSKVLDKGNVDESLKPFVKGLCSTLLKVLLAITVLGMIGIEMTSFIAILGAAGLAVGMALSGTLQNFAGGVMILIFKPFKIGDVIDAQGYIGKVSEIQIFNTVLKTPDNKTIIIPNGGLATGSMTNYSTESKRRVDWTIGMGYGDDVDKAKAIIQKMCDDDTRILKEPEVFIAVSALADSSVNFAVRAWVKAEDYWDVYFAMNENTYKTFNKEGINIPFPQMDVHVHKSD; encoded by the coding sequence ATGGACCATGAAAAATTGATCACTCAGCTAACTACTATCGTAATGGATTTTGGTCCCAAGATTGTAGCGGCTATCTTTGTCTGGATTATAGGCGCATGGATAATAAAAGCCTTAATCCTTGGATTAAGTAAAGTCCTAGATAAAGGCAATGTTGATGAATCATTAAAACCATTTGTTAAGGGCTTATGTTCAACGTTGCTGAAAGTACTGTTGGCAATAACTGTGCTGGGTATGATTGGTATTGAGATGACTTCGTTTATTGCTATCTTAGGTGCCGCAGGTTTGGCTGTTGGTATGGCATTATCTGGCACCTTGCAAAATTTTGCTGGTGGGGTAATGATCTTAATTTTCAAGCCGTTTAAAATTGGTGATGTAATAGATGCGCAGGGCTATATTGGTAAAGTTTCTGAGATCCAGATTTTCAATACTGTTTTAAAAACACCAGATAATAAAACTATAATTATACCTAATGGTGGTTTAGCTACCGGTTCAATGACAAATTATTCCACTGAAAGTAAGCGCCGTGTTGATTGGACTATTGGCATGGGCTACGGTGATGACGTTGATAAAGCAAAAGCCATTATTCAAAAAATGTGTGATGATGATACGCGCATTTTAAAAGAGCCTGAAGTATTTATTGCGGTATCTGCTCTAGCGGATAGTTCTGTTAACTTTGCAGTCAGAGCTTGGGTTAAGGCAGAAGATTATTGGGATGTATATTTCGCGATGAACGAAAATACTTATAAAACCTTTAATAAAGAAGGCATCAATATACCATTTCCACAAATGGATGTTCATGTACATAAGTCAGATTAG
- a CDS encoding phosphoglycerate mutase family protein: MLRKISLGLICFYLGMSSVIAASTQTEDSDSSFTIYLVRHAEKQLNIKDPELTACGLKRAGGIAKQLELINIDKLYSTNFKRTMQTAKPIATMKNIEIEPYNPTELQQFATQLKHKQDNAVVVGHSNTTALLAGLLANQPLGSFEESIYDRIYQVVIFKSSVQLNILQQSFVCTE, translated from the coding sequence ATGCTTAGAAAAATAAGCTTAGGACTGATTTGTTTCTACCTAGGTATGAGTTCAGTAATTGCTGCTAGCACTCAGACTGAAGATTCTGACAGCAGTTTTACTATATATTTAGTAAGACACGCTGAAAAACAATTAAACATAAAAGATCCAGAGTTAACAGCTTGTGGTCTTAAACGAGCAGGAGGTATTGCTAAGCAATTAGAGCTTATCAATATAGATAAACTTTATAGCACTAATTTCAAGCGTACCATGCAAACAGCTAAGCCAATTGCAACAATGAAAAACATTGAAATTGAGCCTTATAATCCAACAGAGTTACAACAATTCGCAACTCAGTTAAAGCATAAGCAAGATAATGCTGTGGTGGTTGGACATAGTAACACTACAGCTCTTTTAGCGGGTTTATTAGCCAACCAACCTTTAGGCAGTTTTGAAGAGTCAATATACGACAGAATATACCAAGTGGTGATCTTTAAAAGCTCTGTGCAATTAAACATTTTGCAACAAAGCTTTGTTTGTACTGAATAG
- the fabR gene encoding HTH-type transcriptional repressor FabR, with amino-acid sequence MSGIRAQQKEKTRRLLIDAALNQLSAERSFSNLSLREVAKEAGLAATSFYRHFNDMDELGLTLVDESGLTLRQLMRQARQRIEKGGSVIQISVKTFMEFIESNGNEFRLLLRERSGTSPEFRAAVSREIRYFTMELCDYLQKANKLDAETSYLQANAAVTIVFSTGAEALDASAEEKALLAERMIKQLRIIARGAMDLSSRAKGPKG; translated from the coding sequence ATGTCTGGAATTAGAGCTCAACAAAAAGAGAAAACTCGGCGTTTATTAATTGATGCAGCATTAAATCAATTAAGTGCAGAGCGTAGTTTTTCAAATTTAAGCTTACGTGAAGTCGCTAAAGAGGCTGGACTTGCCGCTACATCTTTTTATCGACACTTTAATGATATGGATGAACTTGGTTTAACGCTTGTTGATGAATCTGGTTTAACGCTAAGACAGTTAATGCGCCAGGCTAGACAACGTATTGAGAAGGGGGGGTCGGTAATCCAAATTTCAGTAAAAACCTTCATGGAGTTTATTGAATCTAATGGTAATGAATTTAGATTACTACTGCGTGAGCGCTCTGGCACTTCTCCTGAATTTAGAGCAGCGGTAAGCCGAGAGATCAGATATTTTACTATGGAGCTTTGTGATTATTTACAAAAAGCCAATAAACTAGATGCTGAAACAAGTTACCTGCAAGCTAATGCTGCGGTAACTATCGTCTTTAGTACTGGCGCTGAAGCGTTAGATGCCAGCGCCGAGGAAAAGGCCTTGCTTGCCGAGCGCATGATAAAGCAATTACGTATTATTGCTCGTGGCGCTATGGATTTAAGTTCAAGAGCAAAGGGCCCTAAAGGTTAG